A window of Cryptomeria japonica chromosome 3, Sugi_1.0, whole genome shotgun sequence contains these coding sequences:
- the LOC131031026 gene encoding laccase-12 produces MARLSRVLKLAPLICIILIAPWMASAALVRRKFTIGTQSVTRVCNTQTIVTVNGQFPGPTISVREGDNLIVEVDNNGPYNVTIHWHGVKQLGSCWADGPAYITQCPITPGNKFTYNFTITGQEGTLWWHAHISYLRATVHGALLILPRAGKVYPFPKPAAEFPIILGEWWNANVEDVIADALKRGVPPNDSDAYTINSQPGDFFPCSANDTARILVEREKTYLLRIVNAGMLHASFFKIAQHKMTLVAVDAVYTKPYTTDLLLIQPGNTMDVLIKANQQSELYYIGTRVYNSQPLGTGYLNTSATAILQYKGSSISSAPLLPNFPAFNDKPTAFKFTKNLRSLRPSVPKNVDEEMFITEGFGLVSCPNNSCAGINGGKAVGSFNNISFVEPEIAILQAYYNGISRVFTRDFPNNPPQTFNYTGSVPRSLWEPELGTKVKVLKFNSTVQIVFQNTGIITIQNHPIHLHGHDFYLVGQGFGNYNSRTDPANFNLVNPQMLNTVGVPTGGWAAIRFVANNPGVWLMHCHFESHSALGFDMVFLTEDGPGYSDKLPPPPLDLPKC; encoded by the exons ATGGCAAGGTTGTCAAGAGTACTGAAATTAGCTCCCTTAATTTGTATAATTTTGATAGCACCATGGATGGCATCTGCGGCTCTTGTCCGGCGCAAATTCACC ATTGGAACGCAGAGTGTGACTAGAGTGTGTAATACTCAGACGATTGTAACAGTCAATGGGCAATTTCCTGGCCCCACCATATCTGTTCGCGAAGGCGATAATCTTATCGTTGAAGTGGACAACAATGGGCCGTATAATGTGACTATACATTG GCATGGAGTAAAGCAGTTGGGATCGTGCTGGGCAGATGGACCTGCCTACATAACGCAGTGCCCAATTACTCCTGGAAATAAATTCACGTACAACTTTACAATCACAGGGCAGGAAGGGACGTTGTGGTGGCATGCACATATCTCATATCTGAGAGCCACGGTGCATGGAGCATTGCTCATTTTACCCCGTGCTGGAAAGGTTTATCCATTTCCCAAACCAGCTGCTGAGTTTCCTATTATTTTGG GTGAATGGTGGAATGCGAACGTGGAAGATGTAATAGCAGATGCGCTTAAAAGAGGAGTTCCACCAAATGACTCCGACGCATACACCATTAACAGCCAGCCAGGAGACTTTTTCCCTTGCTCTGCCAATG ATACTGCTCGTAttttggttgagagagaaaaaacTTATCTTCTGAGGATTGTAAATGCTGGCATGCTACATGCATCCTTCTTCAAAATTGCACAGCACAAAATGACTCTTGTGGCAGTGGATGCAGTTTATACCAAACCATATACAACCGATTTGCTGCTTATACAGCCAGGGAACACCATGGATGTGCTCATAAAAGCTAACCAACAGTCAGAGCTCTACTACATCGGCACTCGCGTATATAACAGCCAGCCTCTAGGGACTGGATACTTAAATACCAGTGCAACAGCAATATTGCAATACAAAGGCAGCAGCATTTCATCTGCCCCACTCTTGCCCAACTTTCCTGCATTTAACGATAAGCCAACTGCATTCAAATTCACTAAAAACCTGAGAAGCCTGCGGCCTTCTGTTCCAAAGAATGTTGATGAGGAAATGTTTATAACAGAGGGATTCGGGCTCGTTAGCTGTCCCAACAATTCCTGCGCAGGAATCAATGGTGGAAAAGCAGTTGGAAGTTTTAATAACATTTCATTCGTGGAGCCAGAGATAGCTATACTTCAGGCTTATTATAATGGTATAAGTAGAGTGTTTACCAGAGATTTCCCAAATAATCCTCCCCAGACATTCAATTACACTGGTTCTGTGCCCCGTAGTCTTTGGGAGCCCGAGTTGGGGACAAAAGTTAAAGTTCTGAAATTCAATAGTACTGTTCAAATAGTTTTTCAGAACACTGGGATTATTACAATACAGAACCATCCTATACACCTTCATGGCCATGATTTTTATCTTGTGGGTCAAGGCTTTGGTAACTATAATTCTCGAACCGATCCTGCAAATTTTAATCTGGTGAATCCACAGATGTTGAACACTGTTGGAGTTCCTACTGGTGGGTGGGCAGCCATTAGATTTGTAGCCAACAATCCAG GAGTTTGGCTCATGCATTGCCATTTTGAATCTCATTCTGCACTTGGTTTTGACATGGTGTTTCTCACCGAGGATGGGCCAGGATATTCTGACAAATTGCCGCCTCCTCCTTTGGATCTACCTAAATGTTAG